In one window of Effusibacillus lacus DNA:
- a CDS encoding LysR family transcriptional regulator, producing the protein MDTQQLLTLQKLAREKSFSRASRELGISQPTATMRIKALEDELGETLILRTGQKAVLTPAGEIFLSHVDRALKVLQSAVDRISAGPDGNFLAIAGTPSFNTFVLPEILQEFRVLHPDIQWQIYTDGTENILKMIADGIIDIGLVRGMVPNSTVSSFPLFFEKFLLILPNNHPLALKESVSLPDLQNEPIVFYRRNSDTWGEIEKRFLAAGVQPKITMELNHTVTVKQMLLAGEGVAFLPELTVKNELETGLLTAGRIEGPPILRPISAVIPQWELPETANSFLLFLKSRFVLGDHDGY; encoded by the coding sequence ATGGATACGCAACAGCTGCTGACCTTGCAAAAATTGGCCAGGGAAAAAAGCTTCAGCCGTGCTTCCCGCGAACTCGGGATTTCACAACCTACCGCTACCATGCGCATCAAAGCACTGGAAGACGAACTCGGGGAGACTTTAATTTTACGCACAGGACAAAAAGCCGTGCTCACGCCGGCGGGAGAAATATTTCTGTCGCACGTCGACCGTGCCCTGAAAGTGCTTCAATCGGCGGTTGACCGTATATCCGCCGGACCGGACGGAAATTTTTTGGCGATCGCCGGCACGCCTTCCTTTAATACTTTCGTGCTGCCGGAAATCCTGCAGGAATTTCGCGTTCTTCATCCGGACATTCAGTGGCAAATCTATACGGACGGGACAGAAAACATTCTGAAAATGATTGCAGACGGCATCATAGATATCGGGCTGGTTCGCGGAATGGTGCCAAACAGCACTGTTTCTTCCTTTCCGTTATTTTTCGAGAAGTTTCTGCTGATTCTCCCGAACAATCACCCCCTGGCATTAAAGGAATCGGTAAGCTTGCCCGATCTGCAAAATGAGCCGATTGTGTTTTACCGGCGAAATTCGGATACTTGGGGTGAAATTGAAAAACGTTTTCTTGCGGCGGGAGTCCAGCCAAAAATCACTATGGAGCTGAACCATACTGTGACGGTCAAACAGATGCTGCTGGCAGGGGAAGGAGTCGCCTTTTTGCCGGAGCTGACGGTGAAAAATGAACTTGAAACCGGTCTTTTGACTGCAGGAAGGATAGAGGGGCCGCCAATCCTCCGTCCGATTTCCGCCGTGATTCCGCAATGGGAACTGCCGGAAACCGCAAATTCTTTTCTGCTGTTTTTAAAGAGCAGATTCGTTTTGGGGGATCACGATGGATATTGA